The nucleotide sequence ACAGGTTAACAGTATGATTGCACATATTTCATACGAGAATTGCTGACTGCACAGAGTACTCTCACAACAAGTCTGTACAATCTGTTCTGCAGTTCTGATATAGTAGTGAGGAAATGAAATGATCAGGTGGCACAAACAGTAATAAGACCATTAAGAATCATAAATAATGACTGAAGTAATGTGAAATTAACAGAATGGAAGGAGATAAATCATTTTAAGTCAGCAGTAAACAGctgattttggagaaaaaacaTGATGTTTAGCCTCTACCATAATAAAATGTTGTTGAAGATATAACCTTTAAAGAAGGCAGTAGCCAGTAGGCCTGAACATGCTCAAAGGCATAAGAGTACTCCATTTTTCTTTTCACTTTTTTCATCTAAATTTTCCACACCACTGTTTGCTGCTGGTTGTAGACCCACAGGAAAGCCCAGGGAAGATGCTGAGAACTCGATACCACATGAGATGCTGCAAATCAGATAGGCCATCAATCAGAATTAGATAAGACACACTGTTCAGCAAGTTGCACACAATGATCAGTTAGCGTGCCCCCTTTCACACCTAATCAAATAGTTAATCAGGCTATACAAGTACAGAGTACACACGCAAATCCAATGGAGGCGACTTCTCATCTGCTAAATAAAGACTACTGATTGCTGAATCATAAGTGCTAGACATCCATGTCCTGTAGTCTCCATTGTGTTGTACTGTGAAGTACAAAAATAGGATGCCCAATCATTTTGAAATATTTGGATTGTGCAATAAACATAAGGAGATAATCATTCACTCTCATCAGAAGATGCCGAACAAAATGGAACACATCAATACAAAGCTGGACCAGACTACCAGAGGTGCCTTCACCATACCTGTCTGCTATTATCTCATTGCACAATAGTGGATGTAACTGCCACTCACGCCACCACATGTTGAACCCAATTAGCATGGGGTCCTCATGCCCCTCATCCACTAAACATGTCACAATGGCATCCGGTGTGCTGAACTCAACCACCAAGACATGCATGCAGCAAACACTTGTCCCCATCAAAATCTAGTTCGATTAGTTAAACTCAGCATCACATGTTGCAGTATCATGGCCCTGTCCCTTGCTGATACGCCTGACCGACATCGACGATGGCATGCTTCACTGGCATGATATCATTTCCCTCATCTATAAATTCAGAGACTAGCTATCTCAGTATCATCAGTTGATCAGTTCGTTTGGAGTCAGAAACTGAGCATCACACTTCATACCATAGCTATTCAAATTTCCAGCTGAAAAAAACCTACCAATCAACCATGATCAGCGCCAAGAGATTGGTTCAATTGGCAAAGAAGTGGCAAAGGATAGCTGCCCTTGGAAGGAAGAGGATCATGGCAAAGGCCCAAGAAACTGAAGAATGCTCCACTTCTGTAGCAGTCAAGGGCCACTGCGTCATGTACACAGCTGATGGGAGGCGGTTCGAGGTCCCGTTGACGTACCTTGGCACCGCGGTCTTCAGTGAACTCCTGAGGATGTCCCAGGAGGAGTTCGGTTTCACAAGCGACGGCAGAATCGTGTTGCCTTTTGATGCTGAGAGATGGAGTATGCCATGTGCTTGCTCAAGAGAAATCCCTCAGTCGAGGTGGTGAATGCATTGCTCAGCTCTATTCCAATGTCTTGCCACTGCACAAGTCGTATGGTGCCAACTGGTGGAGTCAACCAGCAAATTTCCTGCTTGTAGCTTCCCGAAGAAGAGCCATAAGTCTTCTCCTGTAGTTGTACTCTATTCTGTATTATATCTGGATCAATTCAAAATAGTTAGATGTAGCTATAGAAAGAGGGAAATTGCTCTGTAAAGCTTTCCGATCTTGCAAGCAGTCAAGAAACAGCCTGACAGCATAACCAAACCATTTTTTCCTTAAAACTTTTGTTGCATACAGGAATGATTGCACATATTTCATATGAGAATTGTTGACCATACAGAGTACTTTCAATACTCAACAAGTTTCTGTACAATCTATCTGCGgttctgataaaaaaaatagtgagggAAATGAAATGATCAGGTGGCACAAACAGCTGTTTTCAATGGTCAATCGTTGGATAAAGACTTCAGAAGGCCAttaggaataaaaaataatgactGAAGTGATGTGAAAATGACAAAATGGAAGGAGGCAAATGAATTTAAGTCAGCAGTAAAAGATTgattttggagaaaaacaaGTAATGATGTTTAGCTGCTACCAGAATAAAATGTTGTTGAAGATAGAACCTTTAAGAGGTCACTAAGCCAGTATCCAGTAGGCTTGAACATGGCATCCATCATTAGTTTAGGCCATTTTTCCTTCGCATTTTTCAGCTAAATTTACCATATCATGGTTTGCTGTTGGCTGCAGACCCATAGGAAAGCCCAGCGAAGATGCTAGGGACTCAATGCCACATGAGATGCTACAAATCAGATGGACCAAACTGTTCAGCAAGTTACACACAACGATCAGTTGATGTGGCCTCTTTCACACCTATTCAAATTGTCAAGCAGGTTACATAAGTACAGTGTACACATGGAAATCCAATGGAGACGACTTCTCATCATCTGCTAAATAAAGGCTGCTGACTGCTGAACCATAAGTGCTAGACAACCCTGTCTTGCAGTCTCCGTTGTGTAACTTGTGTTGTATCGCGAAGTACAAAAATAAGATCACCTAATCATTATGAAATATTGGGCTTGTCCAATAAACATAAGCAGATAATCTTT is from Oryza sativa Japonica Group chromosome 9, ASM3414082v1 and encodes:
- the LOC107278953 gene encoding auxin-responsive protein SAUR36-like — encoded protein: MISAKRLVQLAKKWQRIAALGRKRIMAKAQETEECSTSVAVKGHCVMYTADGRRFEVPLTYLGTAVFSELLRMSQEEFGFTSDGRIVLPFDAERWSMPCACSREIPQSRW